The Lepus europaeus isolate LE1 chromosome 5, mLepTim1.pri, whole genome shotgun sequence genome includes the window ccgccacctgcagtgccggcatcccatatgggtaccggttcgagtcccggctgttccacttccaatccagctttctgctgaggcctgggaaagcagtagaagttggcccaaggccttgggcccctgcacccacgtgggagacctggaggaagctcctggctcctggcttcagatcagctcagctctggcccttgcagtcaatgcaatggggagtgaaccagcggatggaagacctctctctctctctctctgtctttgtctctcttcctcttcctctctgtaactctttcaaataaataatctttttttaaaataatttatttattttttgacaggcagagttagagagagagagagacagaaaggtcttccttccattggttcaccccccaaatggctgctacggccagcatgctgcagccggcccaaagccaggagccaggtgcttcctcctggtctcccatggggtgcagggcccaagcacctaggccatcctccactgccttcccgggccacagcagagagctggactggaagaggagcaactgggacagaatccggcaccccgaccgggactagaacccagtgtgccagtgccacaggtagaggattagcctagtaagccgcggcgccggcctaaataaatctttttaaaaaaagaactttatggctggcgccgtggcttaacaggctaatcctccgccttgcggtgctggcacactgggttctagttccagttggggtgccggattctatcccggttgcccctcttccaggccagctctctgctgtggcctgggagtgcaatggaggatggcccaagtgcttgggccctgcacccgcatgggagaccaggagaagcacctggttcctggcttcagatcagtgagatgcgctggccgcagcggccattggagggtgaaccaacggcaaaaggaagacctttctctctgtctctccctctctcactatccactctgcctgtcaaaaaaaaaaaaagaactttattattccttttttattttttaaattatttgagaggcctCTGCCTCTTACACAAAgtaagacagagagctctcattcacttgttcacaTCTCAGTtgcccacagtggcctgggctggcctggggctgaAGCTGCGGAGTGGAGACTTAATCactggtggcaagaacccaatgacCGTGTTCACGGGGgtgtcccagggtctgcataaacaggcagctggagtcagaagctgaagTCGGGACTCGAACACCCAGGCGTTCTAAcgtgagacacaggcatcttaatgcGAGGAAAAACACCCACCCTCACCCTTTTACTTTAAATTAATTCCTAGCATTTTGTTGTGTGTTCGTTTACTCAACCAATTCACTATTGTTGATGTTAAATTATTTCCAATAAGCAatactgtggggccagcactgtgttgcagCCGGTAAAGCCATCACCccgcgtgcagtgccagcatcccatacgggcactgctccacttccaatccagctccctgctaatgcactttggaaagcagccgagatgcccaagtccttggacccctgtgcacccacacaggagaccaagatgaagctcctggctcctggcttcttcagcctggcccagccctggcactgtggccactgggggagtggacCTTTTTTCTTTGCTGTAATCTAGTCTGAGAAAACCCCCTATGAATACATTTACTTCCCAGATCCCCCTTGGGACAGGAAGCCAAGACTCACTCCTGTCGTCCGCGCTTCTCTCTGCCTAGATTGTGACCAAAGACATGTTTATAATGGAGATCGACGCCGTCTGCTACTACCGGATGGAAAACGCCTCCCTGCTCCTCAGCAGTCTTGCTCACGTGTCCAAAGCCATCCAGTTCCTCGTGCAGACCACCATGAAGCGCCTCCTAGCACATCGCTCCCTCACGGAAATTCTTCTCGAGAGGAAGAGCATCGCACACGATGTAAAGGTACTTGGAGAAGTTCAATGTTGACCTTGTTGAAATCTCTCTGTTTTCTACTCATTTGTTCATTGACAATTTATGAATGCCAGGCATTTGGGTGATTATAGCCAGTCAGGAGGTTGCCAAATTTGATTCTGAGTCAACCACAGTCATCAGTGTGGCGCTGGTCCGTTGGTCATTGCCACAGTTTTGGCTCTCAACCCTACCCAGTGGCTTTAACTTCCCTGTGAAGTGCTCACAGGGTGCCCAGTGTTGGGAGTGGTTGCTGTAGGGTGGTGGACAGGAGAGGTTGGTTCCTGGGAGCTTACAGAGAAACCAGTATCACATGTGCAAAGTTAAACCATGATGAGTTTAAATAAGACTTTCACACACAAAGAGCTGAGGTGTCACAGCCCGTCCATGATGGACTACCCAATCATTGTGAGAATGTGCTAACTTGGGGCGAGAGGCAGGCAAGAGAACAGTTTGGCCAAACTCTAGCCATTTGAGCTTGCTCTTGTTGCCCTGAATTATAATTTATGTAGTCacacatttcttttccctgatgaACTCTATAAGGACAGGAACCGTATtttattcctctctctgtcctcctggtACCCGGGTGACAGGGCTTGCCCTACAGCAGACAGATGACGTTTTTGGATGATTGAGTTAATGACCCAGCTGGTACAGCCTCACTCATtaccagcctggcccacctcatCCTTACCATCTCAGACCCTAACCTACTCAGCCACTGCCTGAGGCTCAGACTTGGGCCTCCTCTGGAGCTGTTTCCTCTGTGTTATCTCCTCCTTCATGGTTCTGCCATGGTGCTGCCTTTATCAGGATTCCTTACTCTCCCCAAGCCCCCAGGTTAGGCAGCCTTTTCAGGATTCTCATGTGCTGACTTAGAGTTTATCCAGCCACTAAGAAGTCACCAGAAAagtagttaaaaagaaaaaaagtaggagCCAACACCAAGTGTTCCAGGCCCTGTCTTTCCTTTCTAGAGCCCACAGTTCATTTTCTTCCCCCTCCAATGTCCAGCTTCAGACCCCAGGGTGAGCTCAACCAGGAAGCAGGCAAATGGAGGGCCCCCTATAGGCAAAAGCCAGTTGAAAGTGACATAAGAGTCTGGATGTGAAAGAAATGTGCTCTAAAGCACTATATCTATATCTaaaacactatatatatatatctatataacatatataaaatatataactatatatataactattatatatataacaaatacaCTACCTGTAGGTTTCCTGCAGCCTCTGGTAACATTTGTCACAAACTTGGTAGCTTAAAAAACCTGTTTTGAAGATCAAGTTCACGATCGGTTTCACTAGGCGAAAGTCAAGGTGTTAGCAGAGCTGACTGCTGGAGGGTCTGGGAAAAGGATCCATCTCCTTGCCTTCCTCAGGAGGTAGCAGCTGCCTGTGTTCCTCAGTGCGTAGCCCCTTCATCCATCTTCGACATGGGTCACTGTGGCCTCTGCTTCCATGGtcacatcaccaccacctcctctgCGGTGGTTGACTCCCTCTGCCTGTCCCTTATCAGGGCTGTGTGCTTACATCTGGGGTCCACCTGCGTCATCTTCACATCACGAGATCCTTTAACCCACAGGCCCCAGGGATTGGACATGGACATCTTTGGGGACCATCATTCAGCCTACTGTACTGTCTTTAACTCCACAAATACTTGCTGAGTGGCATCATGCAAATTAAACAGCTCGTTGCAAGGCACGGGGAAGGTaacccaggaagcacaggcagttGTGTCCCTCAAAGGGACAGACAGCTCCTCCGAGATGGACATTGGCCCCCAGCGTGGAGGCGTGGTGCTCGGCGCCCAGGTTCGTGCCGCCGGGTCCTCACTGATGTCTCCGCTCTTCCCTCCGCAGGTTGCCCTGGATTCAGTGACCTGTGTCTGGGGGATCCAAGTGGAGCGAACAGAAATGTGggtaggaagtgaaccaggagcaGTGGGTGACACGGGAAACAGTGTGGTTTCATTccaaatttttcatttgaaaaattattttagtttcaaGTACTACAATAACAATTGAAATCATCAAGAAAATTTTgtccttaaaaaattattttcattgagtACTATTTAGCCATAGTAGCataaatttgggaaaaaaaattattccatatCTCATTGCCGTAAACCACTGTACCATTTGGCCAAATTACTCTCATGTCTTCTTCTTTAGGCATTTAcacattttttaagttaaaatttacataaaacttACCATTTGAATGTGTACAGCTCAGTGGTTTTAGTCTGTTTACAAACCATTGCTGCGACAAAGCCTCTCTTGGTGACACAAGAGCTCCCCTTCCCTCTTGCAGCCACTACATTAGTTTCTGTCTCCATAGAGTTGCCTGTTCTGGACGTTTCGTATAAGCGCAGCCATCTGATAGATGGGCTTTTGTGCCTGGTTGGTTTTCATTTAGCATTTTCCCAGGGTTCATCGTGGTCTAACACAAATCAACTCTTCATTCCTTTCTATAGTCAAGTAACACTCCCCTGTACCAACACCCACAATGTTGTTCACACACCTATCAATCAACCGATGTGGGCTGATTCCACGCTCTGCCTGTCGTGGGTAATGTGGTGACAAGCGCACTTTTGCAAGTTTTTATATGACcatgttttcagttctcttgcGGACACACCCAGGACTGGAATTACTGGGTTATTTGGTAACTTCTATATTTAGGTTTTCTTGGGAATGCTAAGCTGTTTTCCATATACAGTTTTTCCACGGTAATCACTGGGAAGGACTATTTTGTACATTTAATGTGATACATTAGTATTGTTCTTATTTGGTCATTCCCTTCTATTCTCTTTATTAACAGTATGGCCCATCAAGGCCGTTTTCCTTGTTGGAATTTAATAATTGGGGTTTAGGTAAAGTCTTACTCGTGAACAAAGTGACACAGCCATCGCCCAGAGTCTGCGGCGCAGTCCCGGCCGAGCCCCAAGACTCACCGctcacctgggacaccagcacacGGGGCTGCCGGCTGCCGCACACCCAcccctcgccctctctctctttcagtaaaGATGTGAGGCTGCCGGCTGGGCTCCAGCACTCGCTGGCTGTGGAAGCTGAAGCACAAAGGCAGGCCAAAGTGCGGGTGAGCCGGCGCCGGGAGCCCAAGGCGGGCCTGCCCACCTCACCTCCGGGCCCCTGCCCTGCGTCCTCCCCGCCCCGGGTCTCACTGCTCTGAAGAGCGTGTCCTGACCAGTCCACTTAATCCCCTCTCTCAGAGGCCGCACTGCCTCCTGGACTCCCGTGGGCACTAAAGGCCCCTTCCCCCGCCCAGTCCcgtccccctcctctcccacctgcCTCTCTCACTGCGTGTCTCCATCACCTGTCATCTCTGGGTTAGTGACCTCTCCTTAGCTCAGACCCGTGTCCCACGCTGTGTGCAGGTTCAGGAGGGATGGCCATGGCCAGGGCCCCAGGGATAGCCTCGCTCCTTAGCTGTCCCAGCTGTAGGTGTCCCTGGAGTGTtgaggggtggggggctgagaGGAGAGGTGCTTCCAGGTTTGAACTTGGCCGCTGCCTGTCCCCTGTCAGGGGCGTTCCCTGTCGCACCTGCTATGGACAGCAGGGATACAAGACGCGCACCTGTCCTCCTGGAGTTGCAGTCACGTGTGTCCAGAGATGCCAGCTGGGGTGGCATTTGGTGGCGCGCCTGACACGTCACTTTGCCCCTGTGGGAGTCACGCTGGGTGAGCTCCAGCCTTTGCCAGGAGCGCTGACCAACCTCTGCTTGCCTGGCCGCGGCCCTCAGCAAATGCCACCGCATGTTCTGGTCCATGTTCATCTGTCTTCCCTAGCTCGGGAGCCTTGAGAGAGAAGACTGACTGTGACGGTGCCTGTCACGTGGGTGCTCACTGCCGCTTTGCTGGGTCACACTAATCGCCACCCAACCTTCCTGGAATGAGGACCGGTCTCTGCTCTCCCCGCGTGTTTTCTAGATGATCGCCGCAGAAGGGGAAAAGGCTGCCTCGGAGTCCCTGCGCAGGGCGGCTGAGATCCTGTCGGGCACCCCGGCGGCTGTCCAGCTTCGGTACCTGCACGCCCTGCAGTCGCTGTCCACAGAGAAGCCCTCCACGGTGGTGTTACCGCTGCCCTTCGACGTGCTCAACCTCCTGTCTCCCGCGGGCAGCCGGGCGCAAGGAAGCATCCCCCTCCCAAATCCTCCCAAGCCCGTGGAGCCGCTGGACCCCAAAAAGAAGGACTCGCCCATGCTGTAGGGGGCTGGGGCCGAGCATCGGGCgactgtgtgtgtatgggggggggaggggctgccatgTAAAAGCACACCTCACTTCCTCACTTCCTGCCCACCCTCGGGTTGCCACTGGGAGTGCAGGTCCCACTGCAGCAACCCTGTGAGACAGGGGTGACATCaggccagggtcaggccagggTGTGTCACCCACGGGCAGATCACTGACCCCTCAATTACCAGAAGAGCTTTAGTCCACGTTCGTCTTTTGGAATGAGTGCACCTGTGCAGGCTTAGTCCCAACGTCCTTTGCTCCGAATGTCCCCAGGCCCCTCGTGGAGGCCTGTGCGGCCGCCACAGCCCTCAGTGCCCCTGTCGTTGCGCTCGGCCCACTGTCCTGGCATCCTGTCCCTAAGGTGCAGGGGCCTCTCGGCCCTCTGGCTGTTCCACCGAGGCCGTCGCAGCCAGCAGCTTTCGGCTTCGCCTCAccttgctcagccccagccctgagagtTGGCGCCAGGCACCTGCATGCTCCCGAGtgaatggaagaaaaagaaacgcACTCAGGTGATTACAGAATTTACGCTAATTACAGCACTGAAAAGGAAGTACTTTATGGAGAACTTTTAGAGTAGATAAACAGATGAACATTTATCTGATGCTCACAATTGGAGAATGACACAGGGCCTGACAGTGAGCTGTTTTCAGTGTGGGACTTGCCAGTTGCTCGTTGCCTCCAACAGTAACACTATGTGACTTATATGCCCTGAGTATTCTTTCCTggttcaaacatttaaaaatataaagacattCCCATATCGTCCATAGCTTGTCtatacaatttaaaattaatatctacagaaaaaataaaccaagtaaataaaaaagcataCCTAAGTATACAAGTtctctaagttaaaaaaaaaagtaacatcatAAAACATTTCTtgactaaaataaaattagaaaaacgcTACTTACGATGGGAGTTGCCATGTTGCTGGCACAGGTGGAGGTGGCTGTCCCAAGAGCCCCAGTATTTGCTTCTCTCCAGTTTGAACTGCCCGTTGATTCTTCATGCGACATGATGTCTTCATTTTATGCTGGAGATGTgttcctcccaccaccacccccccaccccatgcaaGCTTAAACCATTGTGTAGGAAAGCACCCATGGAAGGTTTTCCATCATCAGTGTTGGCCCATGAAGCCGCTGAGCATCGTTTCCATGAGAAGATATACCTGCACTCCTAACAGTAGGTCCAGACATTGTCGGAACACTTTGTCTGTTGGAGACAGACTGTTTTCCACTGTGTGTAAGTAACAGGAGGAGGGCCCATGGTTGAGGAAGCCTGGCCTATCCTAGCATCTCTCAGTCACCTTAGTATTCCCTCCCTCTCCGCCATCCCACTgtcctaaaaaagaaaattcccgtGCAGAGTATTGTGAAATGATTCATCGCGGGTCCCCTCTGTTGTGGGTTCCCAGGCTACTTTCTTACCAGCCAGGAAAACCACACATTCTAGACTGCCTCTGGACGCCTTCTCAGCCCTGTTAGGTCCTGGGACTTCAGCCAAGCAGCACTCCTCAGGATTATGTAGAACTTTCAGATTTCAAAACCCACATTCTCAGACAGCCATGGCAAATTCACTCATGGATGGAACAATCTGCTTAGAAAGTGACTATATATTGAGGTGGTCaactttcaattttgtttcacaAAGGTATATTATCCAGTTCTGAAACCTCTTTCCTTACCTTACTAAAAGGCGAGTGTCCCCAGCCCCTGTTCTCGGGGTGTGCCGAAAGCCACAGCCACGGATGGAGCCGTGTCTGCTGGAGGCAATGGGAGCCTCTGAAGCCCAAGGGGGCGCAAAGCTCAAACCATGCAGCACTGCCAAAATACAACATGGCAAATGCGAAAGGCCATTGCATCCATGTaagccagaggcaggagagaaAGTACCAGAAAGTCCCAGAAAGAAGAAAGTGAGCGTTGATGAGGCTGCAGTAGACAGGaacctgtcttttaaataatcataATCATAATCCTAATGACACTTTTCATTTCCTAGCCTCCTTTTCAGAGGCTAAAGTCTTCAAAAAGAATTCTTTTCTTGACCAGAAATGGACACGTTTCACAGCACTGTTAGGAAATCAACCAAAGAGAAGGATAAACTTTTGCACAGCTATCTTTAATCTGGGAAGCACCTGTTAGGACACACTAGCTGCCTGCAGCCGTCATGGCCACCGTgaggagaagctcctgggttgAAGGCTGTGGCTCTTCAGGGCTCCAGGGACCGAGCCGCGGCGAGTGGCCCCCGGCCGTGCCAGCTGGGTGTGCTGGGTGGCTGTGGCCGTTGTGAGCCGCGGCGCTCTCCCGCTGCTACTTGGGCTTGACCTTACTGTATTTACCCCGGCTTTTGGATTTAACGTTGCCAGTGCCTTCCTTACGTGACACTTCTAAAAAGAAACAATAGGGAGTGGTAGAAGGAATATGTTCACGAAGAGCTTTTCATTTTACAAAGCAGTTTTAAAATCCCATTCTGCCTGAGCAATCCCCAAGCTACAAATAAGTCCTATGCCAAAATGGTTGACTCAAAATTGGTTGCTGGGGTTCAGAATGCATTCCCCAAGTTTAAGTGTGGTCAGGTAATCGCCTGAGTTCTGGGTCCTGGGGTAGGGGGCCATGTGGCTGGGGAGTTTGGAGAACAAGAGGAAGAggatttccttcttccttcccataCACATCCCATGTTTGGtagggaaaaaaatttcaaacgaAGTTAGCCAGCACAATGCGCCCCCCAATCCACTCCTGCACACCTCTCTGCTGTCTCTGTGCATAGCCTGACCCCTGGGGCGGGCCCAGGAGGCCTCCGGCTCTCCCGcctgcccttcctcttccttgCACACCCATGAACACCGGCTCCAGCCACCCAGCTGCCCAGTGAGAATCCTTGGTATGGGCCAAGGCCCGCTCTGCTCCCCATTGTTCAGGCCTCCTATTGTTTTACGGCATGTCCCCACACCCAACTGTAGTCCCACAGGGACTAAGCCATAGCTATCTCTGCGAACGCCCTTCTCGATTCCTTTCTTTACTTACACCTCAGGGTATAGTGATTTGCTGTTTACTAAAAATGCCGACATCAAAACCAATATGAGCACGTCCCCCTGCTCTGCCCAGGCCGTCACTCAGAATTCACAAAGCTCCTCCCTTCCTCACAtgtcattgtccactctgtcacTGCCCTGCccttggcgggggagggggtgatCTCCCTGCCCCAACTCCAGAGGCCACCTGCTCACCTAGCGATTTTCTGCCCCAAGCTCCGCAAGGCTTCTCCCGTTGTGCCCCAGGGCCCTCCACCTGGTGGGAGTGTTcggggagggagaggctggccATGTGGGCGCAGAGGGGCGGGCTTGTGAGCTGGGGACTGACTGCACGTGGTTATCCCCACCTCCCACCGCGTCCTGGGGACCTCCGTGAGAATGCACAGAACTAAATTCCTTGTTCCACGTGGAGGTGGCCTCGCCAGCTTCCCATGCGGCAGGGCTTCCGAATGGCTTACAACCTCACCTTCCTACATCGGGAAAAGCTCAGTTCTCAAATGATTGGGTTATAACTCTATCTGGAATTCGAAAGGACAAGGTTTctttaaattcataaaaattatctCTTATGTTACACTCAACCTAAAATGAGAAGACTGTCACCCCTGGGATACATACCATCTTCATCAGTTCAGAGTTGACAGCAGCAGAGAAAATGAGTTTCGACACCTCTCATcttcccgcccccgccccccagcgtGATACCCCCATACGTGGCCAGCAGCCGTGAGGGCTCAGCTTACCGCCCTGCTATGGCTGGGAGGTGCAGACGGAGGCGACAGGGGAGAGCAGAAAGCAGGCATCGTCCCACGGTTAGCCCCTGGGTGAGGACTGGCCCCGGGAACAGACCACATGCTGGGGGTGACACCAAAACTCAAGAAACAGCCTTCAATACAGAACACACTGAGGATGCCTGTGGGCAGGTTACTGCGCCGGTCAGATATATGAGAAAGAAAGGTAAATGCCTTTTACtgtgaaataaagtaaaattttaaatcttagaaaaatccaacaaatagcaaaaataaaataaagacaaaattctcCATAAGTCTCTATTGCCCAGGGACAACATCTGTCATTGTTTGGGaatatttcagtcttttttctaGGTTTAAAAAATTGTGTCGCATATTGCTTCTTGtactccattttaaaaaaaattatttgaaagagctgcacagagagagggacacacacacaaccacacacacacacacacactttccatccgctggttcactcctgaaatggctgcaatggccaggggtaggctaggccaaagccaggagccagcagcttcctccaggtctcccacatggatgcaggggcccaaaaacttggatcatattccactgcttttcccaggcaatgggcagggagctggattggaagtggagcagccaggacacaaccagcacccacgcaggtggcagcttacccactataccaccaacactggcccctgcactTCATATTTTAACCTAAAAATTTCCCATGTAACTACAAAATCCTTGTGAACAGCATTTTAATAGTCATATAATATTCAGGTATACTAATATAGTGTAATTTATTTAGTCTTTCTTCTATGATTAGAAAGGtatgttgggggccagcactgtggcatagcaggtaaagccaccacctgcagtgccagcatctcatatggtgccggtttgagtcccggctgctccatttctgatctagctctctgctatggcctgggaaagcagtggaagatggccctacacccacatgggggatccagaggaagctcctggctcctggcttcagatcagcgcagctccggctgttgcggccatctggggagtgaaccagcagatggaagacctctctctctgcctttccttctctctgtgtgtgtaactctgactttcaaataaataaatatttataaaaaataaggaaaatcttTGCCAGTTTTGTAAGTAACAAAGCTAACCCGTGCTAGTTTATGAACAAAGTCAGTTCTCTGGCTTTCCTTGTTCCGAGCTGCCTGTGTGAGACACTTTAAGGTATGTGCACTCCTATGACAAGCACTGAGGTCCCGGCGCCCCGTCAGGTCCCCCGGCGCCTGCAGCCCCGCGAGGCGCAGGAGGAGCCGGCCTCACCTTTCTTCAGCGGCTTTGAGGCGCTCTGCACCGGCttgacctcctcctcctccttctcttcggCCTCCTCCTCCTTGCCCTCGTCTTTGTCTCCCTCggtttcctcctccccctccaacTCCTTCTTCCTGGGCTTCGTGGCCATCTCCTCCAGCTCCTTCTCCAGATCTTTGTTCCTTATCAGGGTGTAATGAAGTTTCTCGTTCACCTCCTCGAACCTCTCCTCCGCTtgtctggctctgctctcaaccTCCCTGGTGGGGACAAAGTCCGGAGAAAGACAGCACGATGGAAAGAGGGAACGAGTGTCTCCGACAGAGTCTCCGGGGGCACAGGGCAGCGGGGTCACGTGGCCGGGCCTCAGGGATCCGCGCGGGGAAGAGCAGCTGCGGCGTGGCGACTGTCAGTGCGGCATGGCGACTGTCAGTCCAGCACTCTGGATGCAGTCCTGCCGTAACTGCGGGCGCACCATACTCATCCCTTCTAGTGAGGTCTGGCTCGAATATCTGAAATCCTCCCTCTATAGCCAGGAACCTCCCGCCCCCTtcagtagttaattttggcttctcTTGCTGCGATCCAGCCATCTAAATGCAAGAGAGCCCCTTCCTTTCGAGCACCCCCAAAGCCGATTTTACGATCAGGAAGCGCAGCCTGAGGTGTGCTCCCTAATTACAGACGTTCCCTGTGTCCACGTCGGCTACGCTCAGCCGTATCAACTGCAGGTGCGTGGTTCCTTCCTGCTCCTTGCACTTTCTAATGGTCTCTCTTCAAGGGCAAGAGCTTCTCCCCGTTCCTTTTATTTCCCTAAGTTATCTCTCAGAAACACACTGATCCGGGTCACTCctacccccaccacacacacacacacacacacccgcccacccccacttctccccccccacacacacactgacttcctccacctccacctccaccgtGGGTAAGTGTGGATGTTCCTACTACAGCAGGGTCGCTCGTGGCCTGCAGCCCACAGTGGGGAGACACATGTTCCACCTGCgggaggggagaaggcaggagagcccagggccagcccagcagTGGAGACGCCTCAGCCAGACTTCCCGCCGGGATTCGCGTGCCGTCTCATACTTACGTTACCTTCTCCTGCAGGTGTTCGATGACAGCCATCGCCTCGAGATACTTCTGGGCCAGTGTACCTTGTTTAGCTGACTCTCTCtgacaaaacaaacacacagagtgAGTGCAGGGAGAGCCGGGAGAGACGGGACTCAGCCTCTGTGGGTGCTCTGGTCAAGTACCGCAGGGCACCCTTCCCTCCAGTGAGATCTTCCAATTCCTTAGGGGACAAGATAAACATGAATATTATGACACGTCCCCAGAACTGTGTACTTCCAAAAAATCTCCGGTATCTGTGTTTCCCACTCAGAGGCAGGTAAAAGACAAGCCACTGGAGACAGTGGTGCGCAATGGCCGTCCAGCAGTGGGCGCTGCAGTTCCAGGCCCTGCGGGTCAGGGGAGGCACTCGGCCCGCCCTACTGCCTGCATGCCTGCTGACCTGTCACTCACAGCTCAGCCCCTGGAAGCTCCTGCACTGTGGCCCTCTGCGTGAGGAGACACTAGTGTGCCCCACTAGCGCCCCAGGCAGTTCCAAAGCCTTTACCTTGACCCACTTCTACTTCAAAGCCCGAAAGCTTCCACACCACCGGAAGTCTTTCAAAGTGGTTTTCAGTT containing:
- the NPHS2 gene encoding podocin isoform X1; translation: MERRPRSSSREAHGRGGGSPHRQNKKAKAKAGGGRGRREAAPERRGSGRAGGPEEPRAPAATVVDVDEVRGSGEEGTEVVALLESERPEEGTKSSGLGACEWLLVLSSLLLIVVTFPFSIWFCIKVVQEYERVIIFRLGHLLPGRPKGPGLFFFLPCLDTYHKVDLRLQTLEIPFHEIVTKDMFIMEIDAVCYYRMENASLLLSSLAHVSKAIQFLVQTTMKRLLAHRSLTEILLERKSIAHDVKVALDSVTCVWGIQVERTEIKDVRLPAGLQHSLAVEAEAQRQAKVRMIAAEGEKAASESLRRAAEILSGTPAAVQLRYLHALQSLSTEKPSTVVLPLPFDVLNLLSPAGSRAQGSIPLPNPPKPVEPLDPKKKDSPML